One window of the Pseudomonas lurida genome contains the following:
- a CDS encoding alpha/beta hydrolase, translated as MSQAEIDLGEGDAGFVLGEGPVGILLIHGLTGTPTELRQVAKGLAKAGNCTVYVPTLAGHCGDNSDLQATGWRDWYEGVRKTFVGVKQRHPQVFVGGLSMGAVMSMYLASEHPGEVAGLLMYSTTLKYDGWSINKMAFITPLLIRIPFGVRLFRFTEKPPYGIKNERLRAIVERQMKEGESSEAGLLTMEGVTVRELHWMNAVVKKRMPQIKVPALVLHSIEDDITSRWNADYVERHLGGPVTKILLDNCYHMITVDLQYRRVIELSADFVEQHAGLKPTRVDVGAGLPAMRTPRSINETEAMPSQASQLPHTHVHI; from the coding sequence GTGAGCCAGGCAGAGATCGACCTCGGTGAAGGTGATGCCGGCTTCGTTCTCGGTGAAGGTCCGGTCGGGATCCTGTTGATCCACGGCCTGACCGGCACCCCGACGGAATTGCGCCAGGTCGCCAAGGGCCTGGCCAAGGCGGGTAACTGCACGGTGTACGTGCCCACCCTGGCCGGGCATTGCGGCGACAACAGCGACCTGCAAGCCACCGGCTGGCGCGACTGGTACGAAGGCGTGCGCAAGACCTTCGTGGGTGTCAAACAGCGACACCCGCAGGTGTTTGTCGGTGGCTTGTCCATGGGCGCGGTCATGTCGATGTACCTGGCGTCGGAGCATCCGGGCGAAGTGGCCGGGTTGCTGATGTACTCCACAACGCTCAAGTACGACGGCTGGAGCATCAACAAAATGGCATTCATCACGCCGTTGTTGATCCGTATCCCGTTTGGTGTGCGTCTGTTCCGCTTTACCGAAAAGCCACCCTACGGCATCAAGAACGAACGTTTGCGTGCCATCGTTGAACGGCAGATGAAAGAAGGCGAAAGCAGCGAAGCGGGCTTGTTGACGATGGAAGGGGTGACTGTCCGGGAATTGCACTGGATGAACGCCGTGGTCAAGAAACGCATGCCGCAGATCAAGGTGCCGGCACTGGTGCTGCACTCCATCGAGGATGACATCACCAGCCGCTGGAACGCGGACTACGTGGAGCGCCATCTCGGCGGGCCGGTGACCAAGATCCTGTTGGACAACTGTTACCACATGATCACGGTCGACCTGCAATACCGGCGGGTGATCGAGTTGAGTGCCGACTTCGTCGAGCAGCACGCGGGCTTAAAACCAACGCGGGTCGATGTGGGAGCTGGTTTGCCCGCGATGCGGACACCTCGGTCTATCAATGAAACCGAGGCGATGCCATCGCAGGCAAGCCAGCTGCCACACACGCACGTGCACATCTGA
- a CDS encoding GNAT family N-acetyltransferase has translation MITTQAFPTIRALQRSAWNDCFPGALEDWDYYVAVENAAIADFQWRYLAVYQDGTLVAVAAAFITHYRLDTTVSGAGKRLAERVERLWPGLLQLGLYALGSPVAERCDAGFASGVPHASRPLLLKHLLQAARRDADEFGVGLVAVKDAPSKDPHWLESCRAAGFQSMPSLPSGVLPLPYGSVDAYLGSLGKSTRKDLRRKLRAPGPRVEWRRNIDDVLPEVMRLYEATLTRAELQFERLPAGYFTGVLERLDERAVCVLYWVDEHLVAFNLVLVDEHRLVDKFFGHDVEFTRDYNLYFRSWLTNVDYCIEHNIALYECGQAGYASKLRLGCEFQGNSVFFRHRNRLVNGLLMFVKLFIRPDRSDPAMAAAISET, from the coding sequence GTGATTACCACCCAAGCGTTCCCGACCATCCGGGCCCTCCAGCGCAGCGCCTGGAACGACTGTTTTCCGGGTGCCTTGGAGGACTGGGACTATTACGTCGCCGTGGAAAACGCCGCCATTGCTGATTTCCAGTGGCGGTACCTGGCGGTTTACCAGGATGGAACGCTGGTGGCGGTGGCTGCCGCGTTCATCACTCATTATCGCCTCGACACCACGGTGTCGGGTGCCGGCAAGCGCTTGGCCGAGCGTGTGGAGCGCCTGTGGCCGGGGCTTTTGCAACTGGGGCTATACGCCCTTGGTTCGCCGGTGGCCGAACGTTGCGACGCCGGTTTCGCCAGCGGCGTGCCGCACGCGAGTCGTCCGCTGTTGCTCAAGCACCTGCTGCAGGCTGCGCGCCGGGATGCCGATGAGTTTGGCGTCGGCCTGGTGGCGGTCAAGGACGCGCCGAGCAAAGACCCGCATTGGCTCGAGAGTTGCCGGGCGGCAGGCTTCCAAAGCATGCCGAGCTTGCCCTCGGGCGTATTGCCGCTGCCGTACGGTTCGGTGGACGCCTACCTGGGCTCGCTGGGTAAATCCACCCGCAAGGACCTGCGCCGCAAACTGCGCGCGCCGGGGCCGCGGGTGGAGTGGCGGCGCAACATCGACGACGTGCTTCCCGAGGTCATGCGCCTGTACGAGGCCACGCTCACGCGCGCCGAATTGCAATTCGAGCGGCTGCCCGCCGGCTACTTCACTGGCGTGCTCGAACGGCTTGATGAACGCGCGGTCTGTGTTCTTTACTGGGTGGACGAGCACCTGGTGGCGTTCAACCTGGTCCTGGTGGATGAACACCGGTTGGTGGATAAATTCTTCGGGCATGACGTCGAATTCACCCGCGACTACAACCTGTACTTTCGCAGTTGGTTGACCAATGTCGACTACTGTATTGAGCACAATATTGCGTTGTATGAGTGCGGGCAGGCCGGGTATGCCAGTAAGCTGCGCCTGGGCTGCGAGTTCCAGGGCAACAGTGTGTTTTTCCGCCACCGCAACCGGCTGGTCAACGGCCTGCTCATGTTTGTAAAACTGTTTATTCGACCGGATCGTTCCGACCCTGCCATGGCTGCTGCGATAAGCGAAACCTGA
- a CDS encoding sensor histidine kinase — protein sequence MITKTRQKARPFAISRWSVQRKLVLAFWLVSVIPTMIAAELAATTLSQIFDSNVRIWLQESTKIVKDEIGDILHDNARMAKLFLRYTSPPSNRQAAKHDRLTADIADATDIDVVALIRVSDHKLVFSTASDDIVKQISLTSNAVLQTVQVAGVSTGIVVSTFETTQDGVDYLLLVATYLDSSFLTSVADVHSLDLRLYLANPEGFSEIFSTQRFEDHPSRIPKNVETAMRSTKQPSEQFTNNYSGLYWPIFNDAGDLQGVIFSGLLRHTSLVGLVNQSNLFVLIFLLSSALSLAAGVLVSRRLTKPLRDLSQGVSAVISGNYAHRVVVSGGDELAQLSSTFNHMTERLGELHHLEAQLRRRDRLHALGEVAMGLAHEIRNPLGIIKTATQLLHRRADLPDTDKRHLEYVISEVSRINDLITEFLDFAKPNPPLRVLQPVRPLVEEILGFCAPELATHNIDAHIDDQAPGATIYADAKQLKQACLNLIINAIDAMPEGGRLTLGIRTHDDNTVISIADTGQGIPADMIERIFTPFVTTKASGTGLGLAKVYSIMESHDGSIECASEKDAGATFSLYIPAIGEDDEDSHDA from the coding sequence ATGATCACCAAGACCCGCCAGAAAGCCCGCCCCTTTGCCATTTCGCGTTGGAGCGTCCAGCGCAAGCTGGTGCTGGCGTTCTGGTTGGTCAGCGTGATTCCCACCATGATCGCGGCCGAGTTGGCCGCTACCACGTTGTCGCAGATCTTCGACAGCAACGTGCGCATCTGGCTGCAGGAGTCGACCAAGATCGTCAAGGACGAGATCGGCGACATCCTTCATGACAACGCACGCATGGCCAAGCTGTTCCTGCGCTATACCAGCCCACCCTCCAACCGGCAGGCGGCCAAGCATGACCGGCTGACCGCCGACATTGCCGATGCGACGGATATCGACGTGGTCGCACTGATCCGCGTCAGTGACCACAAACTGGTGTTCAGCACCGCCTCCGACGACATCGTCAAGCAGATCAGCCTGACCAGCAATGCGGTGTTGCAGACGGTGCAGGTGGCCGGGGTGAGCACCGGCATCGTGGTGTCCACCTTCGAGACCACGCAGGACGGCGTCGATTACCTGCTGCTGGTGGCTACGTACCTGGACAGCAGTTTCCTCACCAGCGTGGCCGATGTGCATTCCCTCGACCTGCGCCTGTACCTGGCGAACCCCGAGGGTTTCTCCGAAATCTTTTCGACCCAGCGCTTCGAGGATCACCCCTCGCGCATTCCCAAGAATGTCGAAACCGCGATGCGCAGCACCAAGCAGCCCAGCGAACAGTTCACCAATAACTACAGCGGTCTCTACTGGCCAATCTTCAACGACGCCGGCGACTTGCAGGGCGTTATCTTCAGTGGCCTGCTGCGCCACACCAGCCTGGTGGGGCTGGTGAACCAGAGCAATCTGTTCGTGCTGATCTTCCTGCTCAGCTCGGCACTGTCGTTGGCGGCGGGGGTGTTGGTGTCACGGCGCCTGACCAAGCCGTTGCGCGACCTGTCCCAAGGCGTGAGCGCGGTGATCTCCGGCAATTACGCGCACCGTGTGGTGGTCAGCGGCGGTGACGAACTGGCGCAGTTGAGCAGCACCTTCAACCATATGACCGAGCGCCTGGGAGAGTTGCATCACCTCGAAGCCCAGTTGCGCCGGCGTGATCGCCTGCACGCCCTGGGTGAAGTCGCCATGGGCCTGGCCCACGAGATCCGTAACCCGCTGGGCATCATCAAGACGGCCACGCAACTGCTGCACCGCCGCGCCGACCTGCCGGACACCGACAAGCGTCATCTGGAATACGTGATCAGTGAAGTCAGCCGCATCAACGACCTGATCACCGAGTTCCTCGACTTCGCCAAGCCCAACCCGCCGTTGCGCGTGTTGCAGCCCGTGCGCCCGCTGGTGGAGGAAATACTCGGCTTCTGTGCCCCGGAACTGGCCACCCACAACATCGACGCGCACATCGATGACCAGGCGCCGGGGGCGACGATCTACGCGGACGCCAAGCAGCTCAAGCAGGCATGCCTCAACCTGATTATCAACGCCATCGATGCAATGCCCGAAGGCGGGCGCCTGACCCTGGGCATTCGCACGCACGACGACAACACCGTGATCAGCATCGCCGACACTGGCCAGGGCATTCCGGCGGACATGATCGAGCGTATCTTCACGCCATTCGTCACCACCAAGGCGTCAGGCACCGGGCTGGGCCTGGCCAAAGTCTATTCGATCATGGAAAGTCACGACGGCAGCATCGAATGTGCCAGCGAGAAAGATGCCGGCGCCACCTTCAGCCTGTACATTCCGGCGATTGGCGAAGACGACGAGGACAGTCATGACGCATAA
- a CDS encoding sigma-54-dependent transcriptional regulator encodes MTHNILVVDDEPKLCDLLASALGQNNVQVFIAGNGLHALKVLEQEDIDLVISDWRMPGMDGPALLAEIKVRYPHVPVIVMTAYSTVKNAVQSMRNGAYDYIAKPFDIDELDITVAKALQFRDIMRDNARLRAELDEHAQFDSLVGDSPAFRKVLQAVDSVRDSSATILLTGESGTGKEMVARAIHKHGSRADKPFVAVNCAAIPEGLLESEMFGHRKGAFTGAVADRVGRFQQADKGTLFLDEVGDMPLALQAKILRALQERVIEPVGDPRERKVDVRVIAATNKNLLDAVANKEFREDLYYRLNVFPIPLPALRERVEDIAPLARHFAQTLSATAGKRITGFSAEALQAMAAYHWPGNIRELQNCVERATIVAASPVIEDIDLPGYLFASKPSEGGVTAILSDGPGIPQDLDAALAEVEKAYILAALQESNGVQAAAAAKIGISERSFWYRLKKLGIQVDKIVR; translated from the coding sequence ATGACGCATAACATTCTGGTAGTCGACGACGAACCCAAGCTCTGCGACCTGCTGGCGTCGGCCCTGGGCCAGAACAACGTGCAGGTGTTTATCGCCGGCAACGGCCTGCACGCGCTCAAGGTGCTGGAGCAGGAAGACATCGACCTGGTGATCAGCGACTGGCGCATGCCGGGCATGGACGGGCCGGCGCTGCTGGCCGAGATCAAGGTGCGCTACCCCCACGTACCCGTGATCGTGATGACCGCCTACAGCACCGTGAAAAACGCCGTGCAGTCGATGCGCAACGGCGCCTACGACTACATCGCCAAGCCGTTTGACATCGACGAGCTGGACATCACCGTGGCCAAGGCCCTGCAGTTTCGCGACATCATGCGCGACAATGCGCGCTTGCGTGCCGAGTTGGACGAGCATGCGCAGTTCGACAGCCTGGTGGGCGACAGCCCGGCATTTCGCAAAGTGCTGCAAGCAGTGGACTCGGTGCGCGACAGCAGCGCTACCATCCTGCTGACCGGCGAAAGCGGTACTGGCAAGGAAATGGTCGCCCGCGCCATCCACAAGCACGGCAGCCGTGCTGACAAACCGTTCGTGGCGGTCAACTGCGCGGCCATCCCGGAGGGCCTGCTGGAAAGCGAGATGTTCGGTCACCGCAAAGGCGCGTTCACCGGTGCCGTGGCTGATCGGGTAGGGCGCTTCCAGCAAGCCGACAAGGGCACGCTGTTTCTCGACGAAGTGGGCGATATGCCCCTGGCGTTGCAAGCCAAGATTTTGCGTGCATTGCAGGAGCGCGTGATCGAACCGGTAGGCGATCCCCGCGAGCGCAAGGTGGATGTGCGGGTGATCGCCGCCACCAACAAGAACCTGCTGGACGCGGTGGCCAACAAGGAGTTTCGCGAAGACCTGTATTACCGCCTCAACGTGTTCCCGATCCCGTTGCCCGCGCTGCGCGAGCGGGTGGAAGACATTGCGCCACTGGCCCGTCACTTCGCCCAGACCCTGAGCGCCACCGCCGGCAAACGCATTACCGGTTTCAGTGCCGAAGCGTTGCAGGCCATGGCGGCGTATCACTGGCCGGGCAATATCCGCGAGCTGCAGAACTGCGTGGAGCGCGCGACCATCGTTGCGGCGTCGCCAGTGATCGAAGACATCGACCTGCCGGGTTACCTGTTTGCGTCGAAGCCGAGCGAGGGCGGCGTAACGGCCATCCTCAGCGACGGGCCGGGCATTCCCCAGGATTTGGACGCGGCGCTGGCGGAGGTGGAGAAGGCCTATATTCTGGCGGCGTTGCAGGAGAGCAATGGGGTGCAGGCTGCTGCGGCGGCGAAGATCGGGATTTCCGAGCGCAGCTTCTGGTATCGCCTGAAGAAGTTGGGCATCCAGGTCGACAAAATCGTGCGCTGA
- a CDS encoding GlpM family protein has protein sequence MDLVLKAALGAAVVLILAALAKTKNYYIAGLVPLFPTFALIAHYIVGKGRSVDDLKTTILFGMWSIIPYFVYLATLYVMVDRMRLEASLAVAAVAWLMAATILVSVWVRIHS, from the coding sequence ATGGATCTGGTATTGAAGGCCGCCCTCGGCGCGGCAGTGGTGTTGATTCTGGCCGCGCTGGCCAAGACCAAAAACTATTACATCGCCGGTTTGGTGCCACTGTTTCCGACCTTTGCGCTGATTGCCCACTACATCGTCGGCAAGGGCCGTTCGGTGGACGATTTGAAGACCACGATCCTGTTCGGGATGTGGTCGATCATTCCGTACTTTGTGTACCTGGCCACGTTGTATGTGATGGTGGACCGGATGCGCTTGGAGGCGTCACTCGCGGTAGCGGCGGTCGCCTGGTTGATGGCCGCGACGATATTGGTCAGCGTCTGGGTCCGCATCCATTCCTGA
- a CDS encoding two-component response regulator AauR: MNTDATALKDDLTVLIVEDDPHVLLGCQQALALEDIPSVGVGSAEEALKRIGENFAGIVISDIRLPGIDGLELLTRLKALDKSLPVVLITGHGDISMAVGAMRNGAYDFMEKPFSPERLVDVARRALEQRGLAREVWSLRRQLAERDSLEGRIIGRSPAMQNLRELIANVADTSANVLIEGETGTGKELVARCLHDFSRRHDHQFVALNCGGLPENLFESEIFGHEANAFTGAGKRRIGKIEHAHEGTLFLDEVESMPINLQIKLLRVLQERTLERLGSNQSVSVDCRVIAATKSDLDELSRANQFRSDLYYRLNVVTLELPPLRERREDILQLFEHFLQQSSLRFDRSVPELDNQTLSSLMSHDWPGNVRELRNVAERFALGLPAFKKSGASSGSHGLAFTEAVEAFERNLLNDALQRSGGNLTQASQELGMAKTTLFDKVKKYGLSH, from the coding sequence ATGAATACAGACGCTACAGCCCTTAAAGACGACCTCACCGTACTGATCGTCGAAGACGACCCCCATGTGCTGCTGGGTTGCCAGCAAGCGTTGGCCCTGGAAGACATTCCCAGCGTCGGCGTGGGCAGTGCCGAAGAAGCGTTGAAGCGCATCGGCGAGAACTTCGCGGGCATTGTCATTAGTGATATTCGCTTGCCGGGGATCGACGGCCTGGAACTGCTCACGCGCCTCAAGGCTTTGGACAAGAGCCTGCCAGTGGTGCTGATCACCGGGCACGGCGATATTTCCATGGCCGTCGGCGCCATGCGCAACGGCGCCTACGACTTCATGGAAAAACCCTTCTCCCCCGAACGCCTGGTGGACGTGGCCCGCCGCGCCCTGGAGCAACGCGGGCTAGCGCGCGAAGTCTGGTCGCTGCGCCGCCAACTGGCCGAGCGCGACTCGCTGGAAGGCCGCATCATTGGCCGCTCGCCGGCCATGCAAAACCTGCGTGAGCTGATCGCCAACGTTGCCGACACGTCGGCCAACGTGCTGATCGAGGGCGAGACCGGCACCGGCAAGGAACTGGTCGCGCGCTGCCTGCATGATTTCAGCCGGCGCCACGACCATCAGTTCGTCGCGCTGAACTGCGGAGGCCTGCCGGAGAACCTGTTCGAAAGCGAGATCTTCGGCCACGAAGCCAATGCGTTTACCGGTGCCGGCAAGCGTCGTATCGGCAAGATCGAACACGCCCACGAAGGCACGTTGTTCCTCGACGAAGTGGAAAGCATGCCGATCAACCTGCAGATCAAGTTGCTGCGGGTGCTGCAGGAACGCACCCTGGAACGCCTGGGTTCGAACCAGAGCGTGTCGGTGGATTGCCGGGTGATCGCCGCCACCAAGTCTGACCTCGATGAACTGAGCCGCGCCAACCAGTTCCGCAGCGACCTGTATTACCGCCTCAATGTGGTGACCCTGGAACTGCCGCCGCTGCGTGAGCGCCGCGAAGACATCCTGCAACTGTTCGAACATTTCCTGCAGCAGTCGTCCCTACGTTTTGACCGCAGTGTGCCGGAGCTGGACAACCAGACCCTGTCCAGCCTGATGAGCCACGACTGGCCCGGCAACGTGCGCGAACTGCGCAATGTCGCCGAACGCTTCGCCCTCGGCCTGCCCGCCTTCAAGAAAAGCGGCGCCAGCAGCGGCAGCCATGGCCTGGCCTTCACCGAGGCGGTGGAAGCCTTCGAACGCAACCTGCTCAACGATGCGCTGCAACGCAGCGGCGGCAACCTGACCCAGGCCAGCCAGGAACTGGGAATGGCCAAGACCACGCTGTTCGACAAAGTCAAAAAATACGGGTTGAGCCACTGA
- a CDS encoding two-component sensor histidine kinase AauS codes for MKCDPNQFRAAPPSLAVKPRLIRQLFLPPLIIALMIGLGYIGFWISEYYGIRTLSDTGERQLELHARTVESELSKYTYLPSLLELESSVSTLLADPNQETRKTVNDYLEGLNRRSRSRAIYVMDTTGRVLATSNWRDADSYQGEDLSFRAYFQNAVRGQPGRFYGIGSTNGEPGYYLAHGLEEHGKIIGVAVVKVRLEALEERWQRARLEAFVSDENGIIILSSDPARRLKAVRPLSDDTKDRLAHSLQYYWATLNELEPLARERLNEGTEKLTFPANSEVVNDEHEVSYLAQTRPLNDTPWNFTLLTPLNDLRRAAINQGILVAVAFGLVAFLLIAWNERRKVIATRLAAREALQEANSQLERRIAERTADLRASNERLKGQIRERRQAEETLRRAQDELVQAGKLAAIGQMSTSIAHELNQPLAALRTLSGNTVRFLERGALDTASANLKTINELIDRMGRITASLRSFARRGDDQGEASLAKAVDATFQVLGARLDSQPLTLHRDFSNAQLQIDQTRLEQILVNLIGNALDAMQAQPAPELWLEGSSSEGKYRLQVRDNGHGIDPEARKHLFEPFFTTKPGEQGLGLGLTLSASLAAATGGTLAVEHPASGGTAFVLCLPLAGAQKAEST; via the coding sequence ATGAAATGCGACCCCAACCAATTTCGCGCCGCACCGCCATCACTTGCCGTGAAACCACGCCTGATCCGCCAACTGTTCCTGCCACCGTTGATCATCGCCCTGATGATCGGCCTGGGTTATATCGGCTTCTGGATCAGCGAGTACTATGGCATCCGCACCCTCAGCGACACCGGCGAACGCCAACTGGAGCTGCACGCCCGCACTGTCGAAAGCGAACTGAGCAAATACACCTACCTGCCCAGCCTGCTGGAACTGGAGTCCAGCGTCTCCACGCTGCTGGCCGACCCGAACCAGGAAACCCGCAAGACCGTCAACGACTACCTCGAAGGCCTGAACCGACGCAGTCGCAGTCGGGCCATCTACGTGATGGACACCACCGGCCGCGTGCTGGCCACCAGCAACTGGCGCGATGCCGACAGTTACCAGGGTGAAGACCTGTCGTTCCGCGCGTATTTCCAGAACGCCGTGCGTGGCCAGCCTGGGCGTTTCTATGGCATCGGCAGCACCAACGGCGAACCCGGCTACTACCTGGCCCACGGCCTGGAAGAGCACGGCAAGATCATCGGCGTCGCCGTGGTCAAGGTACGCCTCGAAGCGTTGGAAGAACGCTGGCAACGCGCACGTCTCGAAGCCTTCGTGAGTGATGAGAACGGCATCATTATTCTCTCCAGCGACCCGGCCCGCCGCCTCAAGGCCGTGCGCCCGCTAAGCGATGACACCAAGGACCGCCTGGCCCACAGCCTCCAATATTACTGGGCGACGCTCAACGAGCTCGAACCCCTGGCCCGCGAACGCCTGAACGAAGGCACCGAGAAGTTGACCTTTCCGGCCAACAGCGAAGTGGTCAACGACGAGCATGAGGTCAGTTACCTGGCCCAAACCCGCCCGCTCAACGACACACCGTGGAATTTCACCCTGCTCACCCCGCTCAACGACCTGCGCCGCGCAGCGATCAACCAGGGCATCCTGGTGGCGGTTGCGTTTGGCCTGGTGGCGTTTTTGCTGATTGCCTGGAACGAGCGTCGCAAAGTTATCGCCACCCGCCTCGCCGCGCGTGAAGCCCTGCAGGAAGCCAACAGCCAACTGGAGAGGCGGATTGCCGAACGCACCGCCGACCTGCGCGCCAGCAACGAACGGCTCAAGGGCCAGATTCGTGAACGGCGCCAGGCCGAGGAAACCCTGCGCCGCGCCCAGGATGAGCTGGTGCAGGCCGGCAAGCTGGCAGCCATCGGCCAGATGTCGACCAGCATTGCCCACGAATTGAACCAGCCGCTGGCAGCGCTGCGTACCCTGTCCGGCAACACCGTGCGCTTCCTTGAGCGCGGCGCCTTGGACACGGCCAGCGCCAACCTCAAGACCATCAACGAACTGATCGACCGCATGGGCCGCATCACCGCCAGCCTGCGCTCCTTCGCCCGGCGTGGTGACGACCAGGGCGAAGCCAGCCTCGCCAAGGCGGTGGACGCCACGTTCCAAGTACTCGGCGCACGCCTGGACAGCCAGCCACTGACCCTGCACCGTGACTTTTCCAACGCCCAACTGCAAATCGACCAGACGCGCCTGGAACAGATCCTGGTCAACCTGATTGGCAATGCCCTCGACGCCATGCAAGCGCAACCGGCCCCCGAACTCTGGCTGGAAGGCAGCAGCAGCGAGGGCAAATACCGCCTGCAAGTGCGCGACAATGGCCACGGTATCGACCCCGAGGCACGCAAGCATTTGTTCGAACCGTTCTTCACCACCAAACCCGGCGAGCAAGGCCTGGGCCTGGGCCTGACGCTGTCCGCCAGCCTGGCGGCGGCCACCGGCGGCACCCTCGCCGTGGAACACCCGGCCAGTGGTGGAACGGCCTTTGTCTTGTGCCTGCCTCTGGCGGGCGCTCAAAAAGCTGAGTCGACATGA